From Brachionichthys hirsutus isolate HB-005 chromosome 7, CSIRO-AGI_Bhir_v1, whole genome shotgun sequence, the proteins below share one genomic window:
- the znf503 gene encoding zinc finger protein 503, with product MITSPSASALKNRDICVAWESSSSRNNRSASINKPFIHSAPPSDPRRQANRLPIKLLKMLSARSGHILHPEYLQPLPSTPVSPIELDAKKSPLALLAQTCSQIGKPDPPPSSKLSSVTQNGSSEKESKSGPLKMSDIGVDDKSSFKPYSKSSDKKDSTSGGEKSGFRVPSATCQPFTPRTGSPLSSTSASPMPSDGKSGDRDEKKECDGNKTGSTDGSGTTSHSRISVSCGGINVEVNQHQEATPGAKAARSSESPSGTSVSSASVLGSGLVAPVSPYKPGQTVFPLPPAGMAYPGSLAGAYAGYPQHFLPHGGSLVNAQLAGSLGCSKAGSSPLAGASPPSIMSASLCRDPYCLSYHCASHLAGAASASCTHDAAANALKSSYQLMYPTHPMHGVHQAAPSFSGHPLYPYGFMLPNDPLPHVCNWVSANGPCDKRFSSSEELLNHLRTHTAFTGAEKLISGYPGSSSLASAAAAAMACHMHMPPSGPPGSPGTLALRSPHHALGLSSRYHPYSKSPLPTPGGPVPVPAATGPYYSPYALYGQRLTTASALGYQ from the exons ATGATCACATCGCCTTCGGCGTCTGCCCTGAAGAATCGTGATATCTGTGTCGCCTGGGAAAGCAGCAGCTCTCGGAATAACCGCTCCGCGAGCATCAACAAGCCTTTTATCCACTCCGCGCCTCCATCTGATCCACGACGGCAAGCAAACAGACTCCCCATCAAGCTTCTGAAAATGCTTAGCGCACGATCGGGGCACATTCTGCACCCGGAGTATCTGCAGCCTTTACCTTCTACCCCGGTTAGTCCTATAGAG CTCGATGCCAAGAAAAGTCCTTTGGCTCTGCTGGCGCAGACCTGCTCTCAGATCGGCAAACCGGACCCGCCGCCCTCCTCCAAACTATCCTCCGTCACACAAAATGGATCTAGTGAGAAGGAATCGAAATCAGGCCCTTTGAAGATGAGCGACATCGGCGTGGACGACAAGTCCAGCTTCAAACCCTATTCCAAATCGTCCGATAAGAAGGACTCCACCTCGGGCGGGGAGAAGTCTGGTTTCCGCGTGCCGAGCGCCACCTGCCAGCCGTTCACGCCGCGCACGGGCAGCCCGCTCTCCAGCACCTCGGCCTCCCCCATGCCGTCCGACGGGAAAAGCGGGGACAGGGACGAGAAGAAGGAGTGCGACGGTAATAAAACCGGCTCCACGGACGGCTCTGGCACGACCAGCCACAGCAGGATAAGCGTGAGCTGCGGTGGAATTAACGTGGAGGTCAACCAGCACCAGGAGGCGACGCCCGGCGCCAAAGCCGCCCGGTCCTCGGAGTCTCCGTCCGGGACGTCTGTCTCCTCCGCGTCCGTTCTCGGGTCGGGACTCGTGGCGCCGGTTTCTCCTTACAAACCGGGACAGACCGTTTTCCCGTTGCCCCCCGCTGGGATGGCCTACCCGGGGAGCCTGGCCGGGGCCTACGCGGGTTACCCGCAGCATTTCCTGCCCCACGGAGGGAGCTTGGTGAACGCGCAGCTGGCCGGCTCACTGGGCTGCAGCAAGGCGGGCTCCAGCCCGCTGGCCGGGGCTTCCCCGCCGTCCATCATGTCGGCGAGCCTGTGCAGAGACCCTTATTGCCTCAGTTACCATTGTGCCAGTCACTTAGCGGGCGCAGCGAGCGCGTCCTGCACGCACGACGCGGCCGCTAACGCCCTGAAGTCCAGCTACCAGCTCATGTACCCGACGCACCCGATGCACGGCGTGCACCAAGCGGCGCCGTCGTTCAGCGGACACCCCCTGTACCCGTACGGGTTCATGCTCCCGAACGACCCGCTCCCCCACGTCTGTAACTGGGTCTCAGCGAACGGACCGTGCGACAAGCGTTTCTCCAGCTCCGAGGAGCTGCTCAATCACCTTCGGACACACACCGCGTTTACCGGGGCGGAGAAGCTGATATCCGGTTATCCCGGGTCCTCATCGCTGGCCAGCGCGGCAGCGGCGGCCATGGCCTGCCATATGCACATGCCACCGTCAGGCCCCCCCGGGAGCCCCGGGACCTTGGCTCTCAGGAGCCCGCATCACGCGTTGGGACTCAGCAGTCGCTACCACCCGTACTCAAAAAGCCCCCTGCCGACTCCCGGTGGGCCCGTTCCTGTCCCGGCCGCCACCGGCCCTTACTATTCCCCTTACGCACTGTACGGCCAGAGACTCACCACAGCGTCTGCGCTGGGGTATCagtga